A region from the Curtobacterium sp. MCBA15_012 genome encodes:
- a CDS encoding FMN-binding negative transcriptional regulator, whose product MRHTPHFLMTDVTEVKRVVAENPWATIVSSTEAGVVASHYPVLLETPGPDDDPDAIVLVSHVGRPDEVAHELGRHEVLVVFQGPHGYVSPAWYPPEQFVPTWNHVTAHLWGTPEVLSDDENLRVLGELVDHFEQVMPEPTSLDVDLDTARRIAKGTVGIRIRVTRFDARAKLSQNKAPEVVDRIVEALRGDGPYAAPALADEMDRVRGVRADGREAR is encoded by the coding sequence ATGCGGCACACACCCCACTTCCTGATGACCGACGTCACCGAGGTCAAGCGCGTCGTGGCCGAGAACCCCTGGGCGACGATCGTGTCGTCCACCGAGGCGGGCGTCGTCGCCTCGCACTACCCGGTGCTGCTCGAGACACCCGGCCCCGACGACGACCCGGACGCGATCGTGCTCGTCTCGCACGTCGGCCGTCCCGACGAGGTCGCGCACGAGCTCGGTCGCCACGAGGTGCTCGTCGTGTTCCAGGGCCCGCACGGCTACGTCTCCCCCGCCTGGTACCCACCGGAGCAGTTCGTGCCGACCTGGAACCACGTCACCGCGCACCTGTGGGGCACGCCGGAGGTCCTGTCCGACGACGAGAACCTCCGGGTGCTCGGCGAGCTGGTCGACCACTTCGAGCAGGTCATGCCGGAGCCGACCTCCCTCGACGTCGACCTCGACACCGCCCGCCGGATCGCGAAGGGCACCGTCGGCATCCGCATCCGCGTCACCCGCTTCGACGCCCGCGCCAAGCTCTCGCAGAACAAGGCCCCCGAGGTGGTCGACCGGATCGTCGAGGCGCTGCGCGGCGACGGTCCGTACGCCGCCCCGGCGCTCGCCGACGAGATGGACCGGGTGCGCGGCGTGCGCGCGGACGGACGGGAGGCACGGTGA
- a CDS encoding amidohydrolase, translated as MTATLLRTVRRVGTTGAPADVLVVDGRVTAIAPTGTVDVPEGTDTEVVETDGAWLGPGLVDHHVHFDQWALVRGRVDVADCTTAEAAADRLAVAAAGVRDGAVLVGHGYRDGTWPCPARRTLLDQAAPGLPVVVVSADLHAVWCNAIALAHFAAVLGRALPAGEDGVLREQDAFDVTGALSRVPDTVLDAAVSDAVEAATTRGVTAVVDLEMAFGVDRWARRIAAGTDGIRVASGVYPAELDDLLARGLRTGDVVPGTRGLLTMGPFKVITDGSLGTRTAATADGAGLLTWAPEDLVPLLRRAVDGGLVPAVHAIGDRAVSLALDAFETVGARGTVEHAQLLLDEDVDRFARLGVVASVQPEHAMDDRDVADRYWAGWTGRAFPFAALERAGARMRLGSDAPVAPLDPWIAMAAAVGRDRDGREPWHPEQRMSPLAAWRGSTDGRVSVAVGDVADLVLVPTDPLGASSATLRTMRVLGTAVAGRWTYLDR; from the coding sequence GTGACCGCGACCCTGCTCCGCACCGTCCGCCGCGTGGGCACCACCGGCGCCCCCGCCGACGTCCTGGTCGTCGACGGGCGGGTCACCGCGATCGCGCCCACCGGGACCGTCGACGTGCCGGAGGGCACCGACACCGAGGTGGTCGAGACCGACGGCGCCTGGCTCGGCCCCGGCCTGGTCGACCACCACGTGCACTTCGACCAGTGGGCCCTCGTGCGCGGCCGCGTCGACGTCGCGGACTGCACCACCGCCGAGGCCGCAGCCGACCGCCTCGCGGTCGCAGCCGCCGGCGTGCGCGACGGCGCGGTCCTCGTCGGGCACGGGTACCGCGACGGGACCTGGCCGTGCCCCGCCCGACGCACGCTGCTCGACCAGGCCGCACCGGGCCTCCCGGTCGTCGTCGTGAGCGCGGACCTGCACGCGGTCTGGTGCAACGCGATCGCCCTCGCGCACTTCGCCGCCGTGCTCGGGCGGGCCCTGCCGGCCGGCGAGGACGGCGTCCTGCGCGAGCAGGACGCCTTCGACGTGACCGGCGCGCTCTCCCGCGTGCCGGACACGGTGCTCGACGCCGCCGTGTCCGACGCGGTCGAGGCCGCGACGACCCGCGGGGTCACGGCCGTCGTCGACCTCGAGATGGCCTTCGGAGTCGACCGGTGGGCCCGCCGGATCGCGGCTGGCACGGACGGCATCCGCGTCGCGTCGGGCGTCTACCCGGCCGAGCTCGACGACCTGCTCGCCCGGGGCCTGCGCACCGGCGACGTCGTGCCCGGCACCCGGGGCCTGCTCACGATGGGGCCGTTCAAGGTCATCACCGACGGCTCGCTCGGCACCCGGACCGCGGCGACCGCCGACGGAGCCGGACTGCTCACGTGGGCGCCCGAGGACCTCGTCCCACTGCTCCGCCGGGCCGTCGACGGCGGGCTCGTGCCGGCCGTGCACGCGATCGGCGACCGGGCGGTCAGCCTCGCACTCGACGCCTTCGAGACCGTCGGTGCGCGCGGGACCGTCGAGCACGCGCAGCTGCTCCTCGACGAGGACGTCGACCGGTTCGCGCGGCTCGGCGTCGTCGCGTCGGTGCAGCCCGAGCACGCGATGGACGACCGTGACGTCGCCGACCGGTACTGGGCCGGGTGGACCGGGCGCGCGTTCCCGTTCGCCGCGCTCGAGCGGGCCGGCGCGCGCATGCGGCTCGGCTCGGACGCGCCCGTCGCACCGCTCGACCCGTGGATCGCGATGGCGGCCGCGGTCGGACGGGACCGGGACGGCCGCGAGCCGTGGCACCCCGAGCAGCGGATGTCGCCACTCGCCGCGTGGCGCGGGTCGACGGACGGCCGCGTGAGCGTCGCCGTCGGTGACGTCGCGGACCTCGTGCTCGTGCCGACCGACCCGCTCGGTGCATCGTCGGCGACGCTCCGCACGATGCGCGTGCTCGGCACCGCGGTCGCCGGGCGCTGGACGTACCTCGACCGGTAG
- a CDS encoding serine hydrolase → MEKRAAYESVLPYVREWIGYKVWQLRLPGVQVAVGFEGEELFAEAWGYADVEAGRRLTTTDLFRIASHSKTFTATALLQLADAGRLRLDDTVGSFVPALVDAGSPVADATVRELMEMGGGVVRDGADGDHWALAHPFPDAEQLVALVVEGGAKVPVGSAFNYSNLGYGLLGLVVEAVTGTSYAEHVRAAIVEPLGLTGTGPEFDPAREDEFVVGYTGLHTARTRQRVPHVTTGALAAATGFHGTASDLVRYFSAHVPGRGDLLSDHAKRLAQRKAWSALDTDPAARGYGAGFIVDRINGREVRGHSGGFPGQITQSVFDPASSLVVSVLTSSATGPAGMLANGIVHLLDTAADEHPAGPDLPADVDTSRYTGRFTTFEGITDFARVGGRLLAIDPTQPVPAESPVRLDVVDADTLRMAAGNRFGSIDELVTFTRDESGAVVSVRGDSGMTHRPWSVPEETPEVAAALV, encoded by the coding sequence ATGGAGAAGCGCGCCGCGTACGAGTCCGTCCTGCCCTACGTCCGCGAGTGGATCGGGTACAAGGTGTGGCAGCTCCGGCTCCCCGGGGTGCAGGTCGCCGTCGGGTTCGAGGGCGAGGAGCTGTTCGCCGAGGCCTGGGGCTACGCCGACGTCGAGGCCGGCCGCCGCCTGACCACCACCGACCTGTTCCGGATCGCCTCGCACTCCAAGACCTTCACGGCGACCGCGCTGCTCCAGCTCGCCGACGCCGGACGGCTGCGGCTCGACGACACGGTCGGGTCCTTCGTACCGGCCCTCGTCGACGCCGGCTCCCCGGTCGCGGACGCCACGGTCCGCGAGCTCATGGAGATGGGCGGCGGAGTGGTCCGGGACGGTGCCGACGGCGACCACTGGGCCCTCGCGCACCCCTTCCCGGACGCCGAGCAGCTCGTCGCACTCGTCGTCGAGGGTGGCGCGAAGGTGCCCGTCGGCTCCGCGTTCAACTACTCGAACCTCGGCTACGGCCTGCTCGGGCTCGTGGTCGAGGCCGTCACCGGTACCTCGTACGCCGAGCACGTGCGCGCGGCGATCGTCGAGCCGCTGGGCTTGACCGGCACCGGACCGGAGTTCGACCCGGCCCGCGAGGACGAGTTCGTCGTCGGCTACACGGGCCTGCACACCGCCCGCACCCGGCAGCGGGTGCCGCACGTGACGACCGGGGCGCTCGCCGCGGCCACGGGCTTCCACGGGACCGCCTCGGACCTGGTGCGGTACTTCTCGGCGCACGTGCCCGGTCGCGGTGACCTGCTGTCCGACCACGCGAAGCGCCTGGCGCAGCGGAAGGCCTGGAGCGCCCTCGACACCGACCCCGCTGCGCGCGGGTACGGCGCCGGCTTCATCGTCGACCGGATCAACGGGCGCGAGGTCCGCGGGCACTCCGGTGGCTTCCCCGGCCAGATCACCCAGTCGGTGTTCGACCCGGCGTCGTCGCTCGTCGTCTCGGTGCTGACGAGCAGCGCGACCGGCCCCGCGGGGATGCTGGCGAACGGCATCGTGCACCTGCTCGACACCGCCGCCGACGAGCACCCGGCCGGCCCCGACCTGCCGGCGGACGTCGACACCTCCCGGTACACGGGACGCTTCACCACGTTCGAGGGCATCACCGACTTCGCCCGCGTCGGCGGCCGGCTGCTCGCGATCGACCCGACCCAGCCGGTGCCGGCCGAGTCCCCGGTGCGGCTCGACGTCGTCGACGCGGACACCCTGCGGATGGCTGCCGGCAACCGCTTCGGCTCGATCGACGAGCTCGTGACGTTCACGCGCGACGAGTCCGGCGCGGTCGTCTCGGTGCGGGGCGACAGCGGCATGACCCACCGCCCGTGGTCCGTCCCCGAGGAGACCCCCGAGGTCGCCGCCGCCCTCGTCTGA